Proteins encoded together in one Mobula hypostoma chromosome 9, sMobHyp1.1, whole genome shotgun sequence window:
- the LOC134351428 gene encoding gastrula zinc finger protein XlCGF26.1-like has translation MAHQRVHSGEKPFTCSDCGKGFSRSSHLLAHQSVHTGEWPFTCSVCGKGFSCSYQLKVHQRVHTGERPFTCSDCGKGFIQSSDLLGHQSVHTGERPFTCSECGKGFTRSSQLKVHQRVHTGERPFICSDCGKGFTRSSDLMAHQRVHSGARPFTCSVCGKGFTRSSHLLAHQSVHTGEWPFTCSECGKGFTQSCQLQIHMSVHTGERPFTCSDCGKGFARSSQLKVHQRVHTGEKPFTCSDCGKGFTRSSQLKVHQRIHTEERLFTCSDCGMGFTQSSNLQTHQSVHTGVWPFTCSDCGKGFTHSSSRQRHQRVHTGERPFICSVCEKGFAHSFQLKVHQRVHTGERPFTCSDCGKGFTQSSQLKVHQRVHTGERPFSCSDCGKGFTQSSQLKVHQRVHTGERPFTCSHCGKGFTRSSDLLVHQSVHTWERPFNCSDCGKGFTSSSHLLAHQTVHTGIWPFTCSDCGKGFTQSSQLKVHQRVHTGERPFTCSDCGKRFTQLSHLLAHQSVHTGERPFTCSNCGKQFSQSFDLMAHQRIHNGVRLFTCSVCGKGFTRSSHLLAHQRVHTGERPFTCSDCGKGFTRSSQLKIHQRVHTGERLFTCAECGKGFTQSSSLQRHQRVHTG, from the coding sequence atggcacaccagcgagttcacagtggggagaagccattcacctgctctgactgtgggaagggattcagtcggtcatcCCATCTACTAGCACACCAGTCTGTGCATACaggggagtggccattcacctgttctgtgtgtgggaagggattctctTGCTCATATcagctgaaggtacatcagcgagttcacacaggggagagaccatttacctgctcagactgtggtaaGGGATTCATTCAATCATCTGACCTACtgggacaccagtcagttcacactggggagaggccgttcacctgctcagaatgcgggaagggattcactcggtcatctcaactgaaggtacatcagcgagttcacactggggagaggccattcatctgctcagattgtgggaagggcttcactcgatcatctgacctaatggcacaccagcgagttcacagtggggcgaggccattcacctgctcagtctgtgggaagggcttcactcggtcatcccacctactggcacatcagtcagttcacactggggaatggccatttacctgctcagaatgtgggaagggcttCACTCAGTCATGCCAACTACAGATACACatgtcagttcacactggagagaggccattcacctgctcagactgtgggaagggattcgctcggtcatctcaactgaaggtacatcagcgagttcacactggggagaagccattcacctgctcagattgtgggaagggattcactcggtcatctcaactgaaggtacatcagcgaattcacactgaggagaggctgttcacctgctcagattgtgggatgggattcactcagtcatccaacctacagacacaccagtcagttcacactggggtgtggccgttcacctgctcagattgtgggaagggattcactcactcatccagtcgacagagacaccagcgagttcacactggggagaggccgttcatctgttctgtgtgtgagaagggattcgcTCACtcatttcaactgaaggtacatcagcgagttcacactggggagaggccgttcacctgctcagattgtgggaagggattcactcagtcatctcaactgaaggtacatcagcgtgttcacactggggagaggccattctcctgctcagactgtgggaagggattcactcagtcatctcaactgaaggtacatcagcgagttcacactggggagaggccattcacctgctcacactgtgggaagggattcacacgGTCATCCGACCTACTGGTACACCAGTCGGTTCACACCTGGGAGAGACCGTTcaactgctcagactgtgggaagggattcacttcatCATCTCACCTACTGGCACATCAGACAGTTCACACTGGAATATGGCctttcacctgctcggactgtgggaagggatttactcagtcatctcaactgaaggtacatcagcgagttcacactggggagaggccattcacctgctcagattgtgggaagagattcactcagttatcccacctactggcacaccagtcagttcacactggggaaaggccattcacctgctccaatTGTGGGAAGCAATTCAGTCAGTCATTTGACCTAATGgcacaccagcgaattcacaaTGGGGTGAGGCTGTTCACCtgttcagtctgtgggaagggattcactcggtcatcccacctactggcacaccagcgagttcacactggggagaggccgttcacctgctcagactgtgggaagggattcactcggtcatctcagctgaagatacatcagcgagttcacactggggagaggctgttcacatgtgctgaatgtgggaagggattcactcagtcatccagcctACAGAGACACCAACGAGTTCATACTGGATAG